A region from the Salvia splendens isolate huo1 chromosome 15, SspV2, whole genome shotgun sequence genome encodes:
- the LOC121768866 gene encoding DELLA protein GAI1-like, whose protein sequence is MKPDHFNRQNFSSANPKMWPCQPDDGGVDEHFAVLGYNVKSSDMAGVAQKLEQLEEAMGSFHQEGLSQLADETVHYNPSDIASWLESMISGFNPIPEFDSSSDPFLESSASVNSQMPIDLDFGSDLIAIPGKAVYPRTQPPPPEQNQPQPKKLKTSIAAVAPPPPATPLLVDSQENGIRLVHTLMACAEAVQQENFKLAEALVKNIGFLAVSQAGAMRKVATYFAEALARRIYKLYPANQQDSAFNDMLQMHFYETCPYLKFAHFTANQAILEAFAGKSRVHVIDFSMKQGMQWPALLQALALRPGGPPSFRLTGIGPPSHDETDHLQEVGWRLAQLAESINVEFEYRGFVANSLADLDAAMFEIREGETVAVNSIFELHQLLARPGAIEKVLQVVSELKPEILTVVEQEANHNGSAFLDRFTESLHYYSTLFDSLESCGGGGEEAVSVQDKVMSEVYLGRQICNVVACEGVDRVERHETLEQWKSRFGSAGFEAVHLGSNAYKQASMLLALFAGGDGYRVDENNGCLMLGWHTRPLIATSAWKLR, encoded by the coding sequence ATGAAGCCAGACCACTTCAATCGACAGAATTTCTCCTCTGCCAACCCCAAGATGTGGCCTTGCCAGCCCGACGATGGCGGTGTCGACGAGCACTTCGCCGTCCTCGGCTACAACGTCAAGTCCTCTGACATGGCCGGCGTAGCTCAGAAGCTCGAGCAGCTCGAGGAAGCCATGGGCTCTTTCCACCAGGAAGGCCTCTCCCAGCTCGCCGACGAAACCGTCCATTACAACCCCTCCGATATCGCCTCCTGGCTCGAATCCATGATCTCCGGCTTCAATCCAATCCCCGAATTCGATTCCTCCTCGGATCCCTTTCTAGAATCTTCAGCTTCTGTCAACAGCCAGATGCCGATTGACCTCGATTTCGGCTCCGATCTAATCGCCATACCCGGTAAAGCCGTCTACCCTAGAACCCAGCCCCCGCCGCCGGAACAGAACCAGCCGCAGCCGAAGAAACTCAAAACTTCAATCGCTGCAGTGGCGCCTCCGCCTCCTGCGACGCCGCTCCTGGTTGACTCGCAGGAAAACGGCATCCGGCTCGTTCACACGCTGATGGCGTGCGCAGAAGCCGTACAGCAGGAGAATTTCAAATTGGCGGAAGCTCTAGTGAAGAACATCGGATTTCTGGCGGTTTCGCAGGCCGGAGCGATGAGGAAAGTCGCCACCTACTTCGCCGAAGCCCTAGCGCGGCGAATCTACAAATTATACCCAGCCAATCAGCAGGATTCGGCGTTCAACGATATGCTGCAAATGCACTTCTACGAGACCTGCCCCTATCTCAAATTCGCCCACTTCACCGCCAATCAAGCGATTCTCGAGGCCTTCGCGGGGAAATCTCGAGTCCACGTCATCGATTTTAGTATGAAACAGGGGATGCAATGGCCCGCGCTGCTACAAGCGCTGGCACTTCGACCCGGCGGCCCGCCTAGCTTCCGATTAACCGGTATCGGCCCGCCCTCACACGACGAAACCGATCATTTACAGGAAGTCGGGTGGAGATTAGCTCAATTGGCGGAATCGATCAATGTTGAGTTCGAATACAGAGGGTTCGTAGCAAACTCCTTAGCCGACCTCGACGCCGCAATGTTCGAAATCCGCGAGGGAGAAACAGTCGCCGTGAATTCAATCTTCGAGCTCCACCAGCTCCTCGCCCGGCCAGGGGCAATCGAGAAGGTGCTTCAAGTGGTCAGCGAGCTGAAACCGGAGATCTTAACTGTTGTCGAGCAGGAGGCTAATCACAACGGGAGTGCCTTCCTGGACCGATTCACCGAGTCTCTCCACTACTACTCCACCTTATTCGATTCACTGGAGagttgcggcggcggcggcgaagaGGCGGTTAGCGTCCAAGACAAGGTGATGAGCGAGGTTTACCTAGGGCGGCAGATATGCAATGTGGTGGCGTGCGAAGGGGTGGACCGGGTCGAGAGGCACGAGACGCTGGAGCAGTGGAAAAGCCGGTTCGGTTCGGCCGGGTTTGAAGCGGTTCACTTGGGGTCTAATGCGTACAAGCAGGCTAGCATGCTGCTGGCGCTGTTTGCAGGTGGGGATGGTTACAGAGTGGATGAAAATAATGGATGTTTGATGCTGGGATGGCACACAAGGCCATTGATTGCCACCTCCGCTTGGAAACTCAGGTAA